In one window of Paracoccus saliphilus DNA:
- a CDS encoding NAD(P)H-dependent flavin oxidoreductase: MLDRLELRHPLIQAPMAGVSTPELAAAVSEAGALGSVALGALDTARAQDAISRTRALTGRPFAVNLFCHRPAHRDHAREMAWLERLRPEFRRFDSTPPDHLTEIYQSFRANPAMLDMLVEARPAAISFHFGLPEPDQLQALRATGAVLLATATSEAEGRAIADAGLDGIVAQGWQAGGHRGSFDPELGDEQLETLPLTRQLTGLGLPVIAAGGIMTREDARQAIQAGAIAVQCGTAFLLAPEAATSAAHHAALSSGKTVMTRAISGRPARGMENLFTAIDGTDAADYPVAYDAGKALNAAALAAGETGYGAFWAGTGAASAIARPAAETVAAISL, translated from the coding sequence ATGCTGGACAGGTTGGAATTGCGGCATCCGCTGATACAGGCGCCGATGGCTGGCGTCTCGACGCCCGAACTGGCGGCGGCGGTCAGCGAAGCAGGTGCGCTGGGCTCGGTGGCGCTGGGCGCATTGGACACAGCGAGAGCGCAGGACGCGATCTCAAGGACACGGGCGCTGACCGGGCGGCCCTTTGCGGTGAACCTGTTCTGCCATCGGCCCGCGCATCGCGACCACGCGCGCGAAATGGCGTGGCTCGAGCGGTTGCGCCCCGAATTTCGCCGTTTCGACAGCACCCCGCCAGATCACCTGACCGAAATCTATCAGAGCTTCCGCGCCAACCCGGCCATGCTGGACATGCTGGTCGAGGCGCGTCCCGCCGCGATCAGCTTTCACTTCGGACTGCCCGAGCCCGATCAGCTTCAGGCCCTGCGCGCAACCGGTGCCGTCCTGCTGGCCACGGCAACCAGCGAGGCCGAGGGCCGGGCCATCGCGGATGCCGGGCTGGACGGGATCGTGGCGCAGGGATGGCAGGCAGGCGGGCATCGCGGCAGTTTCGACCCCGAGCTTGGCGATGAACAGCTGGAAACCCTGCCCCTGACCCGCCAATTGACCGGGCTGGGCCTACCGGTGATCGCGGCGGGCGGAATCATGACCCGTGAAGATGCCCGGCAGGCGATACAGGCCGGGGCCATCGCCGTGCAATGCGGAACGGCCTTCCTTCTGGCGCCCGAAGCCGCGACCTCGGCGGCGCATCATGCCGCGCTGTCCAGTGGCAAAACGGTGATGACCCGCGCGATCTCGGGCCGCCCGGCGCGCGGCATGGAAAACCTGTTCACCGCCATCGACGGCACGGATGCCGCAGATTATCCGGTCGCCTATGATGCCGGCAAGGCGTTGAACGCGGCAGCGCTGGCGGCGGGGGAAACGGGCTATGGCGCCTTCTGGGCCGGAACGGGCGCGGCAAGCGCCATTGCCCGCCCCGCAGCCGAGACCGTGGCAGCGATCAGCCTGTGA
- a CDS encoding invasion associated locus B family protein, translating into MKNITLRGMAAVALLMAGLGTAGAQESNNVVATEGDWTVFAATDPQECWAVSPPKSTVNTDSEGNPKEVTRGDIRLYVAYRPGQNGEVSFTGGYPFAPDSTVELDVGGQKFNLFTEGESAWTGSPDEDQKLIGALRAGSDTTITGRSSRGTVTKDTFSLSGITAATNTAKERCQ; encoded by the coding sequence ATGAAGAATATCACGCTGCGCGGCATGGCCGCAGTCGCACTCCTGATGGCTGGGCTGGGGACAGCGGGCGCACAGGAATCCAACAATGTCGTTGCAACCGAAGGGGACTGGACCGTGTTCGCGGCAACAGATCCTCAGGAATGCTGGGCGGTGTCGCCTCCGAAATCCACGGTGAACACGGATTCTGAAGGGAACCCCAAGGAAGTGACGCGTGGCGATATCCGCCTGTATGTCGCTTACCGTCCGGGTCAGAATGGCGAAGTGTCGTTCACCGGCGGCTATCCCTTCGCGCCCGATTCTACGGTCGAGCTCGATGTGGGGGGGCAGAAATTCAACCTGTTCACCGAGGGCGAAAGTGCCTGGACCGGTAGCCCCGACGAAGATCAGAAGCTGATCGGCGCATTGCGGGCCGGGTCGGATACCACGATCACCGGGCGTTCCTCGCGCGGGACGGTGACCAAGGATACCTTCAGCCTTTCGGGCATTACCGCAGCGACCAATACTGCGAAAGAACGCTGCCAGTAA
- a CDS encoding ABC transporter substrate-binding protein, with protein sequence MKRRSLMKAAALTAVMGLTAGVALAQDEAEKKVIGVSIPSATHGFMGGLNWHAQDTIERMGETYPNLEFVLATAGDAAKQVSDIEDMMATRNIDGLVVLPFESEPLTGPVASVKEAGKFVTVVDRGLSQDGIEDLYVAGDNAAFGRVAGEYFSENLEAGSKIVVLRGIPTTLDNERVEAFQAALEGSDIEILDMEHGNWNRDDAFTVMQDFLSKYPEINAVWAADDDMAIGVLEAIAAAGREDEMWVIGGAGMKEIVKRIMDGDPQLPVNVTYPPALISSAIEMTALNFVSNAPMTGRFIIGSQLITPENAEQFHFPDSPF encoded by the coding sequence ATGAAACGCAGAAGCCTGATGAAGGCCGCCGCATTGACGGCGGTGATGGGGCTGACGGCTGGCGTCGCTTTGGCGCAGGACGAGGCCGAAAAGAAGGTGATCGGTGTATCGATTCCGTCCGCGACGCATGGGTTCATGGGCGGGCTGAACTGGCACGCGCAGGATACCATCGAGCGGATGGGCGAAACCTATCCCAACCTTGAATTCGTGCTGGCGACGGCGGGGGATGCTGCCAAGCAGGTCAGCGATATCGAGGACATGATGGCCACCCGCAATATCGATGGGCTGGTGGTTTTGCCTTTTGAATCAGAGCCTTTGACCGGGCCGGTCGCATCTGTGAAAGAGGCGGGCAAATTCGTGACCGTCGTTGATCGCGGCCTGAGCCAGGACGGGATCGAGGACCTTTATGTCGCGGGCGACAACGCCGCGTTTGGCCGGGTCGCGGGTGAATATTTCAGCGAGAACCTCGAAGCAGGCTCGAAGATTGTGGTGCTGCGCGGCATTCCGACCACGCTGGACAATGAACGGGTCGAGGCGTTCCAGGCCGCCTTGGAGGGCTCGGACATCGAGATCCTCGACATGGAGCATGGCAACTGGAACCGCGACGATGCCTTTACCGTCATGCAGGACTTCCTGTCGAAATACCCTGAAATCAACGCGGTATGGGCGGCCGACGACGATATGGCCATCGGTGTGCTTGAAGCCATCGCGGCAGCCGGACGCGAGGACGAGATGTGGGTGATCGGCGGTGCCGGCATGAAGGAGATCGTCAAGCGGATCATGGATGGCGATCCGCAGCTGCCGGTGAACGTGACCTATCCGCCGGCGTTGATTTCCTCGGCCATCGAGATGACGGCGTTGAACTTTGTGTCGAACGCGCCGATGACCGGGCGCTTCATCATCGGTTCGCAACTCATCACGCCCGAGAACGCCGAGCAGTTCCACTTCCCGGACAGCCCGTTCTGA
- a CDS encoding TSUP family transporter, with translation MLDLSFDLILILLAAGFAAGFVDAIAGGGGLITVPALMLAGVLPAQALATNKVQGVFGSATAAISYARRGLVDPATQWRAALIAGLGGIVGAALVTYLPTDGLRLGLPVILIGIAVFFAVKPGLDDLDRRQRVAPAIFAACIVPLIGFYDGLVGPGAGSFYMIAFVTLAGYGVLKATAHTKLLNLFSNLGGLLSFALIGQPLWLLGVMMGLAQIAGAALGARLAARIGARLIKPLLVLTSGALALRLIWELL, from the coding sequence ATGCTTGATTTGTCATTCGATCTGATCCTGATCCTGCTTGCCGCCGGGTTCGCTGCCGGTTTCGTCGATGCCATCGCCGGCGGAGGCGGCCTGATCACGGTCCCGGCGTTGATGCTGGCCGGTGTGCTGCCCGCGCAGGCTCTGGCCACCAACAAGGTCCAGGGCGTGTTCGGCTCGGCGACGGCGGCAATCAGCTATGCGCGGCGGGGATTGGTCGATCCGGCGACCCAGTGGCGGGCGGCGTTGATCGCGGGCCTGGGTGGGATCGTGGGTGCGGCCCTGGTCACATACCTGCCGACCGATGGTTTGCGGCTGGGGCTGCCGGTGATCCTGATCGGCATCGCCGTGTTCTTCGCGGTCAAGCCCGGCCTGGACGATCTTGACCGGCGGCAGCGCGTCGCTCCGGCGATCTTCGCGGCCTGCATCGTGCCATTGATCGGGTTCTATGACGGATTGGTGGGACCGGGGGCCGGATCGTTCTACATGATCGCTTTCGTGACGCTCGCCGGATATGGCGTCCTGAAGGCGACAGCGCATACCAAGCTCTTGAACCTGTTCTCCAATCTGGGAGGTTTGCTGAGTTTCGCGCTGATCGGGCAGCCCTTGTGGCTGCTGGGCGTCATGATGGGCCTGGCGCAGATCGCGGGTGCGGCTTTGGGGGCGAGGCTGGCCGCGCGGATCGGCGCCAGGCTGATCAAGCCGCTGCTGGTCCTGACATCGGGTGCGTTGGCATTGCGCCTGATCTGGGAGCTGCTTTGA
- the rlmN gene encoding 23S rRNA (adenine(2503)-C(2))-methyltransferase RlmN, with translation MSAPITQDVLTIPRKLPEGGRVNIVGLTRDQLRDALIAAGTPEKQAKMRVGQVWQWIYHWGVRDFAQMTNLAKDYRALLAETFEIALPEIVSRQVSADGTRKYLLRIAGGHEVEAVYIPEEGRGTLCVSSQVGCTLTCSFCHTGTQKLVRNLTPGEIVGQLMVARDDLGEWPVPGAPRDETRLVSNMVLMGMGEPLYNFEGVRDAMKVVMDNEGLSLSRRRITLSTSGVVPEIARTAEEIGCLLAVSFHATTDEVRNKLVPINRRWNIETLLAALREYPRLSNSERITFEYVMLDGVNDSDEDARRLVKLIRGIPAKINLIPFNEWPGAPYQRSSWERIESFADIVHKAGYASPIRTPRGEDIMAACGQLKSATERGRKSRAEIAAEASG, from the coding sequence ATGTCCGCTCCGATCACGCAGGATGTTCTGACCATCCCCCGAAAGCTGCCCGAAGGTGGCCGGGTGAATATTGTCGGCCTGACACGCGATCAGTTGCGCGATGCGCTGATTGCCGCGGGCACGCCCGAGAAGCAGGCAAAGATGCGGGTCGGGCAGGTCTGGCAGTGGATCTATCATTGGGGTGTGCGCGATTTCGCGCAGATGACCAACCTGGCCAAGGATTACCGGGCGCTGCTGGCCGAGACGTTCGAAATCGCTCTACCCGAGATCGTGAGCCGTCAGGTCAGTGCCGATGGCACCAGGAAATACCTGCTGCGAATCGCCGGTGGGCATGAGGTCGAGGCGGTCTATATCCCCGAAGAGGGGCGGGGCACGCTTTGCGTTTCCTCGCAGGTGGGCTGCACACTGACCTGTTCCTTCTGCCATACCGGCACGCAGAAATTGGTGCGCAACCTGACCCCGGGCGAGATCGTCGGCCAGCTGATGGTGGCGCGCGACGATCTGGGCGAATGGCCGGTGCCGGGTGCGCCAAGGGACGAGACGCGGCTGGTCAGCAACATGGTGCTGATGGGTATGGGCGAGCCCCTGTATAATTTCGAGGGCGTTCGCGATGCGATGAAGGTCGTCATGGACAACGAGGGGTTGAGCCTCTCGCGCCGCCGGATCACCCTTTCGACCAGCGGCGTCGTGCCCGAGATCGCCCGCACCGCCGAAGAGATCGGCTGCCTTCTGGCGGTCAGTTTTCACGCCACCACCGACGAGGTGCGCAACAAGCTGGTGCCGATCAATCGCCGCTGGAATATCGAGACGCTTTTGGCGGCGCTGCGCGAATATCCGCGATTGTCGAACAGCGAGCGGATCACCTTCGAATATGTGATGCTGGACGGGGTGAATGACAGCGACGAGGATGCCCGGCGCCTGGTCAAGCTGATTCGCGGTATTCCGGCCAAGATCAACCTGATCCCCTTCAACGAATGGCCCGGCGCGCCCTACCAGCGCTCGAGTTGGGAGCGGATCGAGAGCTTTGCCGATATCGTCCATAAGGCGGGTTACGCCAGCCCGATCCGAACGCCGCGTGGCGAGGATATCATGGCCGCTTGTGGTCAGCTGAAATCCGCGACCGAGCGGGGCCGCAAGAGCCGGGCAGAGATCGCCGCCGAAGCGTCGGGGTGA
- a CDS encoding ZinT family metal-binding protein, translating to MQMAITRYLGAVAVGSMLLFAAQAQANESADKSSSHDHSHEHDHAHDTDKSVYKGYFEDSQVEDRPLSDWEGDWQSVYPYLVDGTLDPVMADKAAHGDKSVEEYRAYYETGYKTDTDRIVIEGDSVTFYEGDASVRGTYESDGYEILTYEKGNRGVRFIFKKTAGDDEAPDFFQFSDHRIAPEKSDHYHLYWGDDRAALLEELTNWPTYYPSSLSKEQIVEEMLAH from the coding sequence ATGCAAATGGCAATCACCAGATATCTTGGCGCAGTGGCGGTCGGTTCGATGCTGCTTTTCGCCGCACAGGCGCAGGCGAACGAAAGCGCCGACAAATCCTCGTCACATGATCATTCGCATGAACATGATCACGCGCATGACACCGACAAATCCGTCTACAAGGGCTATTTCGAAGATAGCCAGGTCGAAGACCGCCCGCTTTCGGATTGGGAAGGCGACTGGCAGTCCGTCTACCCCTATCTGGTGGATGGCACGCTTGACCCGGTGATGGCTGACAAGGCCGCACATGGCGACAAGTCCGTCGAGGAATACCGCGCCTATTACGAGACCGGATACAAAACCGACACCGACCGGATCGTGATCGAGGGCGACAGCGTAACCTTCTACGAAGGCGACGCATCAGTGCGAGGAACCTACGAAAGCGACGGCTACGAAATCCTGACCTATGAAAAGGGCAATCGCGGCGTTCGGTTCATCTTCAAGAAGACCGCGGGCGATGACGAGGCCCCTGACTTCTTCCAGTTCAGCGATCACCGCATCGCCCCCGAGAAGTCCGATCATTACCACCTTTACTGGGGAGATGACCGCGCGGCTCTGCTGGAAGAACTGACCAACTGGCCGACCTACTATCCCTCGTCACTCAGCAAAGAGCAAATCGTCGAGGAAATGCTGGCGCATTGA
- a CDS encoding asparaginase, producing MRAAEMIELWRGGRRESLHLGHAVICDSTGVLEAWGNPSEVIFPRSSCKMVQALPLLESGAADAAGLTDRQLALACASHNGAHIHVEAVDRWLTTLDLQETDLRCGCHMPKDPDENRRLTCSDHKPDQRHNNCSGKHAGFLTLNRHLGGGPEYVDPEHPVQQAAKAAFEEVTGETSPGYGIDGCSAPNHACSLTGLASAMARFAKPGGDRRGQAMQRLVAAMRTHPEMVAGEGRACTTLMRAMQGKVAVKTGAEGVFVAILPEQGLGIALKALDGATRASEAAIIALLLHLDVLDKDNPVVSTYLTGPIRNWRGTVTGEMRTAPGFPD from the coding sequence ATGCGAGCAGCAGAAATGATCGAATTGTGGCGCGGAGGCCGGCGCGAGAGCCTTCATCTGGGCCATGCCGTGATCTGCGACAGCACCGGGGTGCTCGAAGCCTGGGGCAACCCGAGCGAGGTGATTTTTCCGCGATCATCGTGCAAGATGGTCCAGGCATTGCCGCTTCTGGAAAGCGGCGCGGCGGACGCTGCGGGCCTGACCGACCGCCAGCTTGCCTTGGCCTGTGCCAGCCATAACGGCGCCCATATCCATGTCGAGGCGGTGGATCGCTGGCTGACCACGCTTGACCTGCAGGAAACGGACCTGCGCTGCGGTTGCCACATGCCCAAGGACCCGGACGAGAACCGGCGCCTGACCTGTTCGGACCACAAGCCGGACCAGCGGCATAACAACTGCTCAGGCAAACATGCCGGTTTCCTGACCCTCAACCGCCATCTGGGCGGCGGGCCGGAATATGTCGATCCAGAGCACCCGGTTCAACAAGCCGCGAAAGCCGCCTTTGAAGAGGTCACCGGGGAAACCAGCCCGGGCTATGGCATCGACGGCTGCTCGGCACCCAACCATGCCTGCAGCCTCACCGGACTCGCCAGTGCCATGGCCAGGTTTGCCAAACCCGGCGGCGACCGGAGGGGGCAGGCAATGCAACGCCTGGTCGCTGCAATGCGCACCCATCCCGAGATGGTGGCAGGCGAAGGACGCGCCTGCACCACCCTCATGCGCGCGATGCAAGGCAAGGTCGCGGTCAAGACCGGCGCCGAGGGCGTCTTCGTCGCCATCCTGCCCGAACAGGGGCTAGGCATCGCGCTCAAGGCCCTGGACGGCGCCACCCGTGCCAGCGAAGCGGCGATCATTGCGCTTCTGCTGCATCTGGATGTCTTGGACAAAGACAATCCGGTCGTCTCGACCTACCTGACAGGTCCGATCCGGAACTGGCGTGGAACCGTCACCGGGGAAATGCGGACCGCGCCGGGCTTCCCCGACTGA
- the serB gene encoding phosphoserine phosphatase SerB, with the protein MYTVSLIASPKLANLQTELLEELAKRWQGGSASWLNPGIAGEFEIQTMPEDLDQVWGDLQTIGLDLVIRPSSGRRKKILLADMDSTMIEQECIDELADMAGVGARVADITARAMNGELNFHEALVERVGLLAGLKEDIIGEVLKTRITLAPGGRELVGTMRANGAYTALVSGGFTAFTREVAQWLGFDEHRANTLLADDGVLTGHVALPVLGREAKSEALEEITVARGLTFGEVIAVGDGANDLGMLQQAGAGVALHAKPAVAEQAGIRINHGDLTALLYLQGYSVADFVTG; encoded by the coding sequence ATGTATACCGTTTCGTTGATCGCCTCCCCGAAGCTCGCCAATCTGCAGACCGAGTTGCTGGAAGAGCTGGCGAAGCGTTGGCAGGGCGGATCGGCATCATGGCTCAATCCTGGCATCGCCGGAGAGTTCGAGATCCAGACCATGCCCGAGGATCTCGATCAGGTCTGGGGGGATTTGCAGACCATCGGGCTGGACCTGGTCATCCGGCCCAGCAGCGGTCGGCGCAAGAAGATCCTGCTCGCCGATATGGACTCGACCATGATCGAGCAGGAATGTATCGACGAGCTGGCCGATATGGCGGGGGTCGGCGCGCGGGTCGCCGATATCACTGCGCGAGCAATGAATGGCGAGCTGAATTTCCACGAGGCGCTGGTCGAGCGGGTCGGCCTGCTGGCGGGTTTGAAGGAAGACATCATCGGCGAAGTGCTGAAGACGCGGATCACATTGGCTCCGGGCGGGCGGGAGCTTGTCGGCACGATGCGGGCGAATGGCGCTTATACGGCGCTGGTTTCGGGCGGATTCACGGCATTCACCCGCGAAGTGGCGCAATGGCTGGGCTTTGACGAGCACCGCGCCAATACCCTGCTGGCCGATGACGGGGTGCTGACCGGTCATGTCGCCCTGCCGGTGCTTGGACGAGAGGCCAAGTCCGAGGCGCTGGAAGAGATCACCGTCGCACGCGGCCTGACTTTCGGGGAGGTCATCGCCGTGGGTGACGGGGCCAATGATCTGGGGATGTTGCAGCAGGCCGGGGCGGGCGTGGCCTTGCATGCCAAGCCCGCGGTGGCTGAGCAGGCGGGCATCCGGATCAATCACGGCGACCTGACGGCGCTGTTGTACCTGCAGGGCTATTCCGTGGCGGATTTCGTCACAGGCTGA